One stretch of Prunus persica cultivar Lovell chromosome G1, Prunus_persica_NCBIv2, whole genome shotgun sequence DNA includes these proteins:
- the LOC109950048 gene encoding uncharacterized protein LOC109950048, whose product MLSVELSQPPLQRPRLYWFEWAWQHPTVSKAVRQAAASFKSLGGLVRKIKLAYTILTPPPWQSLKITVNFFSTQYTKHSAGCPPLPEQMKVKVCSMDELPSCTKPSDDLLENEDEWCHERECDEDMNSSTLPEETLLDFRTHNSADDQQSDSGIRMNE is encoded by the exons ATGCTATCTGTTGAGCTCTCGCAGCCCCCGCTACAAAGGCCACGCCTATATTGG TTTGAATGGGCCTGGCAGCACCCAACTGTATCGAAGGCGGTTAGGCAGGCTGCTGCAAGCTTTAAATCACTGGGAGGGCTTGTCCGTAAGATCAAACTTGCATACACCATCCTCACTCCCCCTCCTTGGCAGAG CTTGAAAATCACTGTAAACTTCTTTTCAACCCAGTACACCAAACATTCTGCTGGTTGTCCACCCCTTCCGGAACAGATGAAGGTCAAAGTCTGCTCTATGGATGAGCTTCCTTCCTGTACTAAACCGTCTGATGACCTTTTGGAAAATGAAGATGAGTGGTGTCATGAAAGGGAATGTGATGAAGATATGAATTCCAGTACGCTACCCGAAGAAACATTATTGGACTTCAGGACTCATAATTCAGCAGATGATCAGCAGAGTGATAGTGGCAttagaatgaatgaatga
- the LOC18791162 gene encoding uncharacterized protein LOC18791162 isoform X3, protein MSDSAAKAEELKTKKVFVQHVETVSSFDTTVDVVKSFVDLNSDGVCVIIKQGVKNATLLLNRRIGNKIRYCLKPDRHRRLSEKMHVLNKDGGAERETKEHHMRNYMKCVISMMLFLLMSRKDLMSCDRRS, encoded by the exons ATGTCTGATTCAGCTGCAAAGG CAGAAGAATTGAAGACCAAGAAGGTTTTTGTACAGCATGTAGAGACAGTAAGCAGCTTTGACACCACTGTTGATGTCGTGAAATCATTTGTG GACCTTAATTCTGATGGTGTGTGTGTGATCATAAAACAAGGAGTGAAGAACGCAACCTTACTTTTAAATAGGAGAAT CGGAAACAAGATCAGATATTGTCTAAAGCCAGACAGACACAGGAG GTTGTCGGAAAAAATGCACGTTTTGAACAAAGATGGAGGAGCAGAAAGGGAGACAAAGGAACATCACATGAGAAATTACATGAAATGTGTCATTTCTATGATGTTATTCTTGTTGATGTCGAGGAAAGATCTAATGAGTTGCGACAGGAGGAGTTAG
- the LOC18791162 gene encoding RNA-directed DNA methylation 4 isoform X1 — protein MSDSAAKAEELKTKKVFVQHVETVSSFDTTVDVVKSFVRKQDQILSKARQTQEVVGKNARFEQRWRSRKGDKGTSHEKLHEMCHFYDVILVDVEERSNELRQEDEISLEDQRMLNSYLPLLRECIPSAASEIESDLSANSSKQGCFFTCN, from the exons ATGTCTGATTCAGCTGCAAAGG CAGAAGAATTGAAGACCAAGAAGGTTTTTGTACAGCATGTAGAGACAGTAAGCAGCTTTGACACCACTGTTGATGTCGTGAAATCATTTGTG CGGAAACAAGATCAGATATTGTCTAAAGCCAGACAGACACAGGAG GTTGTCGGAAAAAATGCACGTTTTGAACAAAGATGGAGGAGCAGAAAGGGAGACAAAGGAACATCACATGAGAAATTACATGAAATGTGTCATTTCTATGATGTTATTCTTGTTGATGTCGAGGAAAGATCTAATGAGTTGCGACAGGAGGA TGAGATATCTTTGGAGGACCAGAGGATGTTGAATAGTTACTTACCTCTACTGAGAGAGTGCATTCCAAGTGCTGCTTCTGAGATTGAATCAGATTTATCTGCTAACAGCTCCAAACAAGGTTGTTTTTTCACATGTAATTGA
- the LOC18791162 gene encoding RNA-directed DNA methylation 4 isoform X2 has product MSDSAAKEELKTKKVFVQHVETVSSFDTTVDVVKSFVRKQDQILSKARQTQEVVGKNARFEQRWRSRKGDKGTSHEKLHEMCHFYDVILVDVEERSNELRQEDEISLEDQRMLNSYLPLLRECIPSAASEIESDLSANSSKQGCFFTCN; this is encoded by the exons ATGTCTGATTCAGCTGCAAAGG AAGAATTGAAGACCAAGAAGGTTTTTGTACAGCATGTAGAGACAGTAAGCAGCTTTGACACCACTGTTGATGTCGTGAAATCATTTGTG CGGAAACAAGATCAGATATTGTCTAAAGCCAGACAGACACAGGAG GTTGTCGGAAAAAATGCACGTTTTGAACAAAGATGGAGGAGCAGAAAGGGAGACAAAGGAACATCACATGAGAAATTACATGAAATGTGTCATTTCTATGATGTTATTCTTGTTGATGTCGAGGAAAGATCTAATGAGTTGCGACAGGAGGA TGAGATATCTTTGGAGGACCAGAGGATGTTGAATAGTTACTTACCTCTACTGAGAGAGTGCATTCCAAGTGCTGCTTCTGAGATTGAATCAGATTTATCTGCTAACAGCTCCAAACAAGGTTGTTTTTTCACATGTAATTGA
- the LOC18790643 gene encoding mediator of RNA polymerase II transcription subunit 21 isoform X4 gives MDAISQLQEKVNTIATIAFTTIGTLQRDAPPVRISPNYPESGSGPAPAAAPNPNPTPTPTPTPIADSDADFAKQPKLMSAELVKAAKQFDALVAALPLSEGGEEAQLKRIAQLEAENDAVGQQLEKQLEAAVLFPEIL, from the exons ATGGATGCAATCAGCCAATTACAAGAGAAAGTGAATACAATCGCGACAATCGCGTTCACTACCATCGGAACGCTGCAGAGGGATGCGCCGCCGGTCCGAATCTCTCCGAATTACCCAGAATCCGGATCTGGGCCGGCTCCGGCTGCGGCTCCAAATCCGaacccgaccccgaccccgaccccgaccccgataGCGGACAGTGACGCGGATTTCGCGAAGCAACCCAAGCTGATGAGTGCTGAGCTAGTGAAGGCAGCTAAGCAG TTTGATGCATTGGTGGCGGCACTACCGTTGTCTGAGGGGGGAGAGGAAGCTCAGCTGAAGAGGATTGCACAACTTGAGGCTGAAAATGATGCTGTGGGCCAACAACTTGAGAAGCAACTGGAAGCTGCAG TACTATTCCCAGAAATCTTATGA
- the LOC18790643 gene encoding mediator of RNA polymerase II transcription subunit 21 isoform X3, with amino-acid sequence MDAISQLQEKVNTIATIAFTTIGTLQRDAPPVRISPNYPESGSGPAPAAAPNPNPTPTPTPTPIADSDADFAKQPKLMSAELVKAAKQFDALVAALPLSEGGEEAQLKRIAQLEAENDAVGQQLEKQLEAADQRRGLRK; translated from the exons ATGGATGCAATCAGCCAATTACAAGAGAAAGTGAATACAATCGCGACAATCGCGTTCACTACCATCGGAACGCTGCAGAGGGATGCGCCGCCGGTCCGAATCTCTCCGAATTACCCAGAATCCGGATCTGGGCCGGCTCCGGCTGCGGCTCCAAATCCGaacccgaccccgaccccgaccccgaccccgataGCGGACAGTGACGCGGATTTCGCGAAGCAACCCAAGCTGATGAGTGCTGAGCTAGTGAAGGCAGCTAAGCAG TTTGATGCATTGGTGGCGGCACTACCGTTGTCTGAGGGGGGAGAGGAAGCTCAGCTGAAGAGGATTGCACAACTTGAGGCTGAAAATGATGCTGTGGGCCAACAACTTGAGAAGCAACTGGAAGCTGCAG ATCAGAGAAGGGGCCTACGCAAATGA
- the LOC18790643 gene encoding mediator of RNA polymerase II transcription subunit 21 isoform X1 produces MDAISQLQEKVNTIATIAFTTIGTLQRDAPPVRISPNYPESGSGPAPAAAPNPNPTPTPTPTPIADSDADFAKQPKLMSAELVKAAKQFDALVAALPLSEGGEEAQLKRIAQLEAENDAVGQQLEKQLEAAERELQEVRELFGQAADHCLNLKKPE; encoded by the exons ATGGATGCAATCAGCCAATTACAAGAGAAAGTGAATACAATCGCGACAATCGCGTTCACTACCATCGGAACGCTGCAGAGGGATGCGCCGCCGGTCCGAATCTCTCCGAATTACCCAGAATCCGGATCTGGGCCGGCTCCGGCTGCGGCTCCAAATCCGaacccgaccccgaccccgaccccgaccccgataGCGGACAGTGACGCGGATTTCGCGAAGCAACCCAAGCTGATGAGTGCTGAGCTAGTGAAGGCAGCTAAGCAG TTTGATGCATTGGTGGCGGCACTACCGTTGTCTGAGGGGGGAGAGGAAGCTCAGCTGAAGAGGATTGCACAACTTGAGGCTGAAAATGATGCTGTGGGCCAACAACTTGAGAAGCAACTGGAAGCTGCAG AGAGAGAATTGCAAGAGGTCAGAGAGTTGTTTGGACAAGCAGCAGATCACTGTTTGAACTTGAAGAAACCAGAATGA
- the LOC18790643 gene encoding mediator of RNA polymerase II transcription subunit 21 isoform X2 translates to MDAISQLQEKVNTIATIAFTTIGTLQRDAPPVRISPNYPESGSGPAPAAAPNPNPTPTPTPTPIADSDADFAKQPKLMSAELVKAAKQFDALVAALPLSEGGEEAQLKRIAQLEAENDAVGQQLEKQLEAAGSTKLSFRT, encoded by the exons ATGGATGCAATCAGCCAATTACAAGAGAAAGTGAATACAATCGCGACAATCGCGTTCACTACCATCGGAACGCTGCAGAGGGATGCGCCGCCGGTCCGAATCTCTCCGAATTACCCAGAATCCGGATCTGGGCCGGCTCCGGCTGCGGCTCCAAATCCGaacccgaccccgaccccgaccccgaccccgataGCGGACAGTGACGCGGATTTCGCGAAGCAACCCAAGCTGATGAGTGCTGAGCTAGTGAAGGCAGCTAAGCAG TTTGATGCATTGGTGGCGGCACTACCGTTGTCTGAGGGGGGAGAGGAAGCTCAGCTGAAGAGGATTGCACAACTTGAGGCTGAAAATGATGCTGTGGGCCAACAACTTGAGAAGCAACTGGAAGCTGCAG GGTCAACAAAATTGTCATTTAGAACTTGA
- the LOC18790811 gene encoding methyltransferase-like protein 13, translated as MTMGTTTTQAYGEPWYWDNRYANESGPFDWYQKYQSLAPLINLYVPRHSNQHHRILVVGCGNSAFSEGMADDGYDDVVSIDISSVVIQAMQDKYSDRPHLKYLQMDVRDMSAFQTDSFDAVVDKGTLDSLLCGSNSRQNAAEMLDEVWRVLKDKGVYILITYGAPLYRLHLLRESCSWTIKLHVIEKLACEDKSEPPIWELTNPVPLNDDGSSAEELLGNNPDVHYIYVCAKDNSLKPGLKRETSVD; from the exons atgACGATGGGGACGACGACGACGCAGGCGTACGGTGAGCCGTGGTACTGGGACAACCGCTACGCCAACGAATCAGGGCCGTTCGATTGGTACCAGAAGTACCAATCTTTGGCGCCGCTCATCAATCTCTACGTCCCCCGCCACTCCAACCAGCACCATCGCATCCTCGTCGTCGGTTGCGGCAACTCAG CCTTCAGCGAAGGGATGGCTGATGATGGATACGATGATGTGGTTAGTATTGACATTTCCTCTGTGGTCATCCAAGCTATGCAGGACAAGTACTCTGACCGTCCACACCTCAAAT aTTTGCAAATGGATGTTCGAGATATGAGTGCTTTCCAAACTGATTCCTTTGATGCTGTTGTTGACAAAG gaaCTCTAGACTCTCTGTTG TGTGGAAGTAATTCGCGACAAAATGCTGCTGAAATGCTTGACGAAGTTTGGAG GGTCCTCAAGGATAAAGGAGTCTATATTCTG ATCACGTACGGAGCTCCATTGTATCGTTTGCATTTGTTGAGAGAGTCATGCTCGTGGACGATAAAACTTCATGTGATAG AGAAACTTGCCTGCGAAGATAAATCAGAACCTCCAATATGGGAGCTGACAAATCCTGTTCCATTGAATGACGATGGAAGCTCAGCGGAGGAATTGCTCGGAAACAATCCTGATGTGCATTATATTTACGTTTGTGCGAAG GATAATTCTTTAAAGCCAGGCCTTAAGCGTGAAACATCAGTTGATTGA
- the LOC18790164 gene encoding calmodulin-binding transcription activator 3 isoform X1, translating to MADTRKYLPTQQLDLAQILQEAKERWLRPAEICEILRNFQNFELTADPPVRPPAGSLFLFDRKALRYFRKDGHRWRKKKDGKTVKEAHEKLKAGSVDVLHCYYAHGEDNSNFQRRSYWMLDMHLQHIVLVHYRNVGEAYQSGVPCLLADPGSQVASPQSVSAPFSAQANSPAPTGQTSFASSPNRVDWNGKTLSTEFEDVDSGGDAGTSSVAQSMFGSVLHNASLHSQVGGFPESFRDPLSSWYDGPKFAHGAGSSVWNGMDSSTRNERSMHDQNLFVEAPNRADFITHKLPDARLDVDCRVNNVTCKDKLTTDIDVQVATASSQREPQVSKEHDFNVFHPQVQDFSDPQVVVNSSNQVEENSRDGGVQNAESVELKKLDSFGRWMDKEIGVDCDDSLMASDSGNYWSPLDAENGDKEVSSLSHHMHLDIESLGPSLSQEQLFSIHDFSPDWAYSETETKVLIVGSFLGSKKHTTETKWGCMFGEIEVSAEVLSNNVIRCQTPLHAPGCVPFYVTCRNRLACSEVREFEYREKPIGIAINTSKHDELRFQIRLAKLVSLGSERKWLECTALDCDKCKLKSSIFSMRNNRESDWETIDGASVPCKSDHLTHRDVLIQNLLKDRLCEWLVCKLHEGGKGPHVLDNEGQGVLHLTAALGYEWAMGPIIASGISPNFRDARGRTGLHWASYFGREETVIALLRLGAAPGAVEDPTSAFPGGQTAADLASSRGHKGIAGYLAEADLTSHLETLTMNENIVNNVAATIAAEKAIETADVVVDEQYSLKSSMAAVRKSAHAAALIQEAFRTRSFRQRQLTKSGTDVSEVQSHDLIARRSLKRVQKFAHYEDYLHVAAALKIQQNYRGWKGRKDFLKIRDRIVKIQAHVRGHQVRKNYKKVVWSVGILEKVILRWRRKGAGLRGFRVEKAIEDVSSEVKKNDDYEFLSVGRKQKYAGVEKALSRVRSMARQPEAREQYMRLLSKFEKLKMADGESPASNQIESSDERVLDEVLLALTEGQ from the exons ATGGCTGATACCAGAAAATACCTCCCCACTCAGCAACTAG ACCTTGCCCAGATATTGCAAGAAGCCAAGGAGCGTTGGCTCCGGCCAGCTGAAATTTGTGAAATACTTCGCAACTTTCAGAATTTTGAGTTAACCGCAGATCCACCCGTCAGGCCTCCAG CTGGTTCTTTGTTCCTGTTTGATCGAAAAGCACTCCGGTATTTTCGTAAAGATGGTCACcgctggaggaagaaaaaggaTGGAAAGACTGTCAAAGAAGCCCATGAAAAGTTGAAG GCTGGCAGTGTAGacgttcttcattgttactaTGCCCATGGGGAGGACAATTCGAATTTTCAACGGCGGAGTTATTGGATGCTTGACAT GCATTTACAGCACATTGTTCTTGTCCATTACAGAAATGTGGGAGAG GCGTACCAGTCTGGTGTCCCTTGTTTGCTGGCAGATCCAGGGTCACAGGTTGCAAGCCCTCAAAGTGTTTCAGCACCTTTCTCTGCACAGGCAAACTCACCTGCCCCTACAGGTCAAACATCTTTTGCTTCAAGTCCAAACAGAGTTGACTGGAATGGAAAAACATTGTCTACAGAGTTTGAGGATGTGGATTCTGGGGGAGATGCAGGAACTTCATCTGTTGCCCAATCAATGTTTGGTTCCGTTTTGCATAATGCTTCTCTTCATTCACAAGTTGGAG GATTTCCTGAGTCATTCAGGGATCCCCTTAGTTCGTGGTATGATGGACCTAAATTCGCTCATGGTGCTGGTTCATCTGTCTGGAATGGAATGGATAGCTCAACAAGAAATGAGCGCAGCATGCATGACCAAAACCTTTTTGTTGAAGCACCTAACAGAGCTGACTTCATAACTCATAAGCTACCAGATGCTAGATTAGATGTTGATTGTAGAGTCAACAATGTAACTTGTAAAGATAAGTTGACCACTGACATAGATGTCCAGGTTGCCACAGCATCTTCTCAGAGAGAACCGCAG GTGTCAAAGGAGCATGACTTTAATGTATTTCACCCTCAGGTTCAAGATTTTTCCGATCCTCAAGTGGTTGTCAATTCTTCCAACCAGGTTGAAGAGAACTCTAGAGATGGTGGCGTGCAGAATGCCGAATCAGTAGAGCTTAAGAAACTTGACAGCTTTGGGAGATGGATGGATAAAGAAATTGGGGTGGATTGTGATGATTCCTTGATGGCTTCTGACTCCGGCAATTACTGGAGTCCACTTGATGCAGAGAATGGTGATAAGGAAGTATCCAGTTTATCACATCATATGCATCTGGATATAGAATCACTTGGCCCCTCTCTTTCCCAAGAACAACTATTTTCTATTCATGATTTTTCGCCGGATTGGGCTTAttcagaaactgaaacaaag GTTTTAATAGTTGGTAGTTTTCTGGGAAGCAAGAAGCATACCACTGAGACTAAGTGGGGATGCATGTTTGGTGAAATAGAAGTTTCTGCTGAAGTTCTGTCTAATAACGTCATTCGATGTCAAACTCCATTACATGCTCCTGGGTGCGTTCCATTCTATGTGACCTGCAGAAATAGGTTAGCCTGCAGTGAGGTGAGGGAGTTTGAATATCGAGAGAAACCCATTGGAATAGCTATAAACACTTCAAAACATGATGAATTGCGCTTTCAGATACGTCTAGCAAAACTCGTGAGCTTGGGCTCAGAGAGGAAGTGGTTGGAATGTACTGCTCTAGATTGTGATAAATGTAAGCTCAAAAGTTCCATATTTTCAATGAGAAACAACAGAGAAAGTGATTGGGAAACAATTGATGGGGCTTCTGTGCCATGCAAAAGTGATCACTTGACCCATAGAGATGTCTTGATTCAGAATTTGTTGAAGGATAGACTTTGTGAATGGCTAGTCTGTAAACTTCATGAAGGAGGCAAAGGACCTCATGTTCTGGATAATGAAGGCCAAGGTGTTCTACATTTGACTGCTGCTCTTGGTTATGAGTGGGCCATGGGTCCAATAATTGCTTCTGGCATTAGTCCCAATTTCAGAGATGCTCGCGGAAGAACAGGGCTTCACTGGGCATCATATTTTGGAAG AGAGGAAACTGTCATCGCGTTACTTAGATTGGGTGCCGCGCCAGGTGCAGTCGAGGACCCAACGTCAGCATTTCCTGGTGGACAAACTGCTGCTGATCTAGCCTCGAGCAGAGGGCATAAAGGGATTGCTGGATATTTGGCCGAAGCAGATTTAACCAGTCACCTAGAGACGTTGACCATGAATGAGAACATAGTGAACAATGTTGCTGCAACGATTGCTGCTGAGAAGGCCATTGAGACTGCTGATGTGGTAGTCGATGAGCAATACTCTCTCAAAAGCTCTATGGCAGCTGTTAGGAAATCAGCTCATGCGGCTGCTCTAATTCAAGAAGCTTTCCGGACTCGTTCATTCCGTCAGAGACAGTTAACTAAGAGCGGAACTGATGTTTCTGAAGTTCAGTCTCATGACCTAATTGCACGTCGTTCCTTGAAGAGAGTCCAAAAGTTTGCTCACTATGAAGATTATCTCCATGTTGCAGCAGCTTTGAAGATCCAACAAAACTATCGTGGATGGAAGGGAAGAAAAGATTTTTTGAAGATACGTGACCGTATTGTTAAAATTCAG GCTCATGTGAGGGGACATCAGGTTCGGAAGAATTACAAAAAGGTTGTGTGGTCTGTTGGTATATTGGAAAAAGTAATACTGCGTTGGAGGCGAAAAGGAGCTGGTTTGCGAGGATTTCGGGTGGAAAAAGCTATTGAAGATGTATCCTCGGAGGTCAAGAAAAACGATGACTACGAATTTCTTAGTGTCGGGCGGAAGCAGAAATATGCTGGAGTTGAGAAAGCTCTTTCAAGGGTAAGGTCCATGGCTCGTCAGCCTGAAGCGCGTGAACAATATATGAGGCTACTTTCAAAGTTTGAAAAGCTGAAG ATGGCTGATGGGGAGAGCCCTGCATCCAACCAAATTGAAAGTTCCGACGAAAGAGTGTTAGATGAGGTTCTGCTTGCACTCACCGAAGGTCAATGA
- the LOC18790164 gene encoding calmodulin-binding transcription activator 3 isoform X2 has protein sequence MLDMHLQHIVLVHYRNVGEAYQSGVPCLLADPGSQVASPQSVSAPFSAQANSPAPTGQTSFASSPNRVDWNGKTLSTEFEDVDSGGDAGTSSVAQSMFGSVLHNASLHSQVGGFPESFRDPLSSWYDGPKFAHGAGSSVWNGMDSSTRNERSMHDQNLFVEAPNRADFITHKLPDARLDVDCRVNNVTCKDKLTTDIDVQVATASSQREPQVSKEHDFNVFHPQVQDFSDPQVVVNSSNQVEENSRDGGVQNAESVELKKLDSFGRWMDKEIGVDCDDSLMASDSGNYWSPLDAENGDKEVSSLSHHMHLDIESLGPSLSQEQLFSIHDFSPDWAYSETETKVLIVGSFLGSKKHTTETKWGCMFGEIEVSAEVLSNNVIRCQTPLHAPGCVPFYVTCRNRLACSEVREFEYREKPIGIAINTSKHDELRFQIRLAKLVSLGSERKWLECTALDCDKCKLKSSIFSMRNNRESDWETIDGASVPCKSDHLTHRDVLIQNLLKDRLCEWLVCKLHEGGKGPHVLDNEGQGVLHLTAALGYEWAMGPIIASGISPNFRDARGRTGLHWASYFGREETVIALLRLGAAPGAVEDPTSAFPGGQTAADLASSRGHKGIAGYLAEADLTSHLETLTMNENIVNNVAATIAAEKAIETADVVVDEQYSLKSSMAAVRKSAHAAALIQEAFRTRSFRQRQLTKSGTDVSEVQSHDLIARRSLKRVQKFAHYEDYLHVAAALKIQQNYRGWKGRKDFLKIRDRIVKIQAHVRGHQVRKNYKKVVWSVGILEKVILRWRRKGAGLRGFRVEKAIEDVSSEVKKNDDYEFLSVGRKQKYAGVEKALSRVRSMARQPEAREQYMRLLSKFEKLKMADGESPASNQIESSDERVLDEVLLALTEGQ, from the exons ATGCTTGACAT GCATTTACAGCACATTGTTCTTGTCCATTACAGAAATGTGGGAGAG GCGTACCAGTCTGGTGTCCCTTGTTTGCTGGCAGATCCAGGGTCACAGGTTGCAAGCCCTCAAAGTGTTTCAGCACCTTTCTCTGCACAGGCAAACTCACCTGCCCCTACAGGTCAAACATCTTTTGCTTCAAGTCCAAACAGAGTTGACTGGAATGGAAAAACATTGTCTACAGAGTTTGAGGATGTGGATTCTGGGGGAGATGCAGGAACTTCATCTGTTGCCCAATCAATGTTTGGTTCCGTTTTGCATAATGCTTCTCTTCATTCACAAGTTGGAG GATTTCCTGAGTCATTCAGGGATCCCCTTAGTTCGTGGTATGATGGACCTAAATTCGCTCATGGTGCTGGTTCATCTGTCTGGAATGGAATGGATAGCTCAACAAGAAATGAGCGCAGCATGCATGACCAAAACCTTTTTGTTGAAGCACCTAACAGAGCTGACTTCATAACTCATAAGCTACCAGATGCTAGATTAGATGTTGATTGTAGAGTCAACAATGTAACTTGTAAAGATAAGTTGACCACTGACATAGATGTCCAGGTTGCCACAGCATCTTCTCAGAGAGAACCGCAG GTGTCAAAGGAGCATGACTTTAATGTATTTCACCCTCAGGTTCAAGATTTTTCCGATCCTCAAGTGGTTGTCAATTCTTCCAACCAGGTTGAAGAGAACTCTAGAGATGGTGGCGTGCAGAATGCCGAATCAGTAGAGCTTAAGAAACTTGACAGCTTTGGGAGATGGATGGATAAAGAAATTGGGGTGGATTGTGATGATTCCTTGATGGCTTCTGACTCCGGCAATTACTGGAGTCCACTTGATGCAGAGAATGGTGATAAGGAAGTATCCAGTTTATCACATCATATGCATCTGGATATAGAATCACTTGGCCCCTCTCTTTCCCAAGAACAACTATTTTCTATTCATGATTTTTCGCCGGATTGGGCTTAttcagaaactgaaacaaag GTTTTAATAGTTGGTAGTTTTCTGGGAAGCAAGAAGCATACCACTGAGACTAAGTGGGGATGCATGTTTGGTGAAATAGAAGTTTCTGCTGAAGTTCTGTCTAATAACGTCATTCGATGTCAAACTCCATTACATGCTCCTGGGTGCGTTCCATTCTATGTGACCTGCAGAAATAGGTTAGCCTGCAGTGAGGTGAGGGAGTTTGAATATCGAGAGAAACCCATTGGAATAGCTATAAACACTTCAAAACATGATGAATTGCGCTTTCAGATACGTCTAGCAAAACTCGTGAGCTTGGGCTCAGAGAGGAAGTGGTTGGAATGTACTGCTCTAGATTGTGATAAATGTAAGCTCAAAAGTTCCATATTTTCAATGAGAAACAACAGAGAAAGTGATTGGGAAACAATTGATGGGGCTTCTGTGCCATGCAAAAGTGATCACTTGACCCATAGAGATGTCTTGATTCAGAATTTGTTGAAGGATAGACTTTGTGAATGGCTAGTCTGTAAACTTCATGAAGGAGGCAAAGGACCTCATGTTCTGGATAATGAAGGCCAAGGTGTTCTACATTTGACTGCTGCTCTTGGTTATGAGTGGGCCATGGGTCCAATAATTGCTTCTGGCATTAGTCCCAATTTCAGAGATGCTCGCGGAAGAACAGGGCTTCACTGGGCATCATATTTTGGAAG AGAGGAAACTGTCATCGCGTTACTTAGATTGGGTGCCGCGCCAGGTGCAGTCGAGGACCCAACGTCAGCATTTCCTGGTGGACAAACTGCTGCTGATCTAGCCTCGAGCAGAGGGCATAAAGGGATTGCTGGATATTTGGCCGAAGCAGATTTAACCAGTCACCTAGAGACGTTGACCATGAATGAGAACATAGTGAACAATGTTGCTGCAACGATTGCTGCTGAGAAGGCCATTGAGACTGCTGATGTGGTAGTCGATGAGCAATACTCTCTCAAAAGCTCTATGGCAGCTGTTAGGAAATCAGCTCATGCGGCTGCTCTAATTCAAGAAGCTTTCCGGACTCGTTCATTCCGTCAGAGACAGTTAACTAAGAGCGGAACTGATGTTTCTGAAGTTCAGTCTCATGACCTAATTGCACGTCGTTCCTTGAAGAGAGTCCAAAAGTTTGCTCACTATGAAGATTATCTCCATGTTGCAGCAGCTTTGAAGATCCAACAAAACTATCGTGGATGGAAGGGAAGAAAAGATTTTTTGAAGATACGTGACCGTATTGTTAAAATTCAG GCTCATGTGAGGGGACATCAGGTTCGGAAGAATTACAAAAAGGTTGTGTGGTCTGTTGGTATATTGGAAAAAGTAATACTGCGTTGGAGGCGAAAAGGAGCTGGTTTGCGAGGATTTCGGGTGGAAAAAGCTATTGAAGATGTATCCTCGGAGGTCAAGAAAAACGATGACTACGAATTTCTTAGTGTCGGGCGGAAGCAGAAATATGCTGGAGTTGAGAAAGCTCTTTCAAGGGTAAGGTCCATGGCTCGTCAGCCTGAAGCGCGTGAACAATATATGAGGCTACTTTCAAAGTTTGAAAAGCTGAAG ATGGCTGATGGGGAGAGCCCTGCATCCAACCAAATTGAAAGTTCCGACGAAAGAGTGTTAGATGAGGTTCTGCTTGCACTCACCGAAGGTCAATGA